From a region of the Candidatus Sysuiplasma jiujiangense genome:
- a CDS encoding UPF0179 family protein yields MPGITLIGEHIAREGGAFIFNGPSPECRDCRLKVACLNLEPGQHYRVVEVRSKHHDDCAIHEGGVRVVRVEEITHRIAVRRKQVVEGSVIVPDRRSCNFVGCPSYRCCFPQGVQKQKFKIIRDLGPVECRIGEELRMIEV; encoded by the coding sequence ATGCCCGGAATTACGCTGATTGGTGAACATATCGCCAGGGAGGGAGGTGCATTCATTTTCAACGGGCCCTCTCCTGAATGCCGTGACTGCAGACTCAAGGTAGCCTGCCTGAATCTTGAACCGGGACAGCATTACAGGGTAGTTGAAGTCAGATCGAAGCATCACGACGATTGCGCGATTCATGAAGGCGGTGTCAGGGTTGTCAGGGTCGAAGAGATAACACACAGGATAGCCGTACGCAGGAAGCAGGTTGTAGAGGGATCGGTCATAGTTCCGGACAGGAGGAGCTGCAATTTCGTCGGTTGCCCCAGTTACAGGTGCTGTTTTCCGCAGGGCGTGCAGAAACAGAAATTCAAGATAATACGCGACCTCGGACCGGTGGAATGCAGGATAGGCGAAGAACTAAGGATGATAGAGGTGTAG
- a CDS encoding HNH endonuclease, whose amino-acid sequence MVDPLSTIGSRKHREALAALRDIMGTVKTSRDLRNMVPGFRTQKGIYKPGDSSYALWIRHTERGTYEDSGLNVQPDGSWSYRYMPEARNGKTDMSLSTNRALWNCMKDRVPVAVFLQKNVPDLERSYEIMGLAYIDGFDGTHFTVRGEAIDVDASPMDNEEPSPFQPFETGPPDLSAAVRRLREIRFGIAVRRAYHERCSLCELGYRFHGEAIAVEAAHVIPVADRGTSKDIRNGILLCRNHHSLFDRNLWTFDEDLRVIVSEDEYFRKSAANNCVLRTEGRKLPNLPENHYDRPATEAIRFRLDRFYKADAPKV is encoded by the coding sequence ATGGTTGATCCTCTCAGCACAATCGGCAGCCGGAAACACCGGGAAGCGCTCGCTGCGCTAAGGGACATCATGGGGACCGTGAAGACAAGCAGGGATCTGCGTAACATGGTACCCGGTTTTCGGACACAGAAAGGCATCTACAAGCCGGGCGATTCCAGTTATGCGCTCTGGATCAGACATACGGAAAGAGGAACATACGAAGACAGCGGGCTGAATGTTCAGCCTGACGGCTCATGGTCGTACAGGTACATGCCGGAGGCACGAAACGGGAAAACAGATATGTCACTGAGCACCAACAGGGCACTCTGGAATTGCATGAAAGACCGGGTGCCTGTCGCCGTGTTCCTTCAGAAGAACGTGCCTGATCTTGAGAGAAGCTATGAGATAATGGGACTCGCATACATCGACGGTTTTGACGGGACCCATTTTACCGTCAGAGGGGAGGCAATAGATGTCGATGCGAGTCCCATGGACAATGAGGAGCCTTCGCCGTTCCAGCCGTTCGAAACCGGACCGCCGGATTTATCGGCGGCTGTCAGAAGGTTGAGGGAAATCAGATTTGGAATCGCCGTGAGAAGAGCATATCATGAACGCTGCAGTCTTTGTGAGCTTGGCTACAGATTTCACGGTGAGGCGATCGCGGTAGAAGCTGCCCATGTGATTCCGGTCGCGGATCGGGGAACATCGAAGGACATCAGGAACGGAATACTGCTCTGCCGGAATCATCACTCGCTTTTTGACAGGAATCTCTGGACGTTTGACGAGGATCTCAGGGTGATTGTTTCAGAGGATGAATATTTCCGGAAATCAGCCGCAAACAACTGTGTCCTCAGGACCGAGGGAAGAAAACTGCCCAACCTGCCTGAAAATCATTATGACAGGCCGGCGACCGAAGCAATCCGGTTCAGGCTCGACAGATTCTACAAAGCAGATGCGCCGAAGGTATAA
- the moaC gene encoding cyclic pyranopterin monophosphate synthase MoaC produces the protein MVNITSKPVVRRVAVAEGRIRLRKASIASIRGKNRKGDVLTVAEIAGIAAAKRTSELIPLCHQIPLTGVQVKFRIDSAGVRCMCRVEARWGTGVEMEALAAVNASLLTIWDMVKKTEKDGEGQYPFTCMSDIRVVSKEKEGSAGSP, from the coding sequence ATGGTGAACATCACCTCGAAACCAGTCGTGCGAAGGGTTGCAGTGGCCGAAGGGAGGATAAGGCTGCGGAAGGCAAGTATCGCATCGATTCGCGGGAAGAACAGAAAGGGGGATGTCCTGACGGTGGCCGAGATTGCAGGCATAGCAGCCGCAAAAAGGACATCCGAACTGATACCGCTGTGCCATCAGATACCGCTGACGGGAGTTCAGGTGAAATTCAGGATAGACAGCGCAGGCGTCCGCTGCATGTGCAGGGTTGAGGCCAGATGGGGCACCGGCGTTGAAATGGAGGCGCTTGCAGCGGTGAACGCGTCGCTGCTGACCATCTGGGACATGGTGAAGAAGACGGAAAAGGATGGGGAGGGGCAGTATCCTTTCACGTGCATGAGCGACATAAGGGTTGTGTCGAAGGAAAAGGAGGGATCCGCTGGCAGTCCATGA
- a CDS encoding transcriptional regulator, with the protein MSFEISVVSNTPLTPLQDLDEILSIFLSQIGYLPPGYTPRNDALAVENSIPFRIFRDYFLRRSDRAWLVEEISADISATKATVYRHVNKLKSLDILEEVYIEKDGQRKKGYRIRYGNISKAWNFTESNVQAAMESYRKTVDHIQNISEAHK; encoded by the coding sequence ATGTCGTTTGAAATTTCTGTCGTTTCAAATACTCCGCTTACACCACTGCAGGATCTGGATGAAATCCTGTCGATATTCCTGTCCCAGATAGGTTACCTGCCTCCTGGTTATACACCCAGAAATGATGCGCTGGCTGTCGAAAACAGCATTCCCTTCCGTATATTCAGGGATTACTTCCTGCGCAGATCTGACAGGGCCTGGCTTGTGGAGGAAATTTCAGCGGATATCAGTGCGACCAAGGCCACCGTGTACAGGCACGTGAACAAGCTGAAGAGCCTGGACATACTTGAGGAAGTTTATATAGAAAAGGACGGTCAGCGGAAGAAAGGATACAGGATAAGGTACGGAAATATAAGCAAGGCCTGGAATTTCACCGAATCAAATGTTCAGGCGGCGATGGAATCATACAGGAAGACAGTGGATCACATTCAGAATATTTCGGAGGCACATAAATGA
- a CDS encoding molybdenum cofactor biosynthesis protein MoaE, which translates to MELRDGPITERMALGKLNTAGCGSTVLFTGRVRPSENGRRIDSLYYECYRSMAEKLISEILENAIRRYRLSDAAVIHRIGSVGAGELSIVVAVSSVRRREGFRACAGIVKSIKEKVPIWKKEIGEVEEWQSERVQEPKHRW; encoded by the coding sequence GTGGAACTGCGCGACGGTCCTATCACGGAGCGGATGGCGCTCGGAAAACTCAATACGGCAGGGTGCGGATCAACCGTACTGTTCACGGGACGTGTCAGGCCTTCGGAAAACGGCAGGAGAATTGATTCCCTCTATTATGAGTGCTATCGGAGCATGGCAGAGAAACTGATTTCGGAAATACTGGAAAATGCGATCAGAAGATACAGGCTGTCTGATGCTGCCGTCATTCACCGAATTGGAAGTGTCGGTGCGGGAGAGCTCAGCATCGTTGTAGCCGTTTCGTCAGTGAGGAGAAGGGAAGGCTTCAGGGCGTGCGCCGGGATCGTGAAGAGTATCAAGGAAAAAGTACCGATCTGGAAAAAGGAGATCGGGGAGGTTGAGGAATGGCAGTCAGAAAGGGTGCAGGAACCGAAACATCGATGGTGA
- the purC gene encoding phosphoribosylaminoimidazolesuccinocarboxamide synthase, whose amino-acid sequence MQLLRKGKVKEVYAVDSSTLEFVFTDQISVFDKIIPVTVPHKGESLCRTSAFWFQFVKDMGVNTHFTELVASNRMRVRRFDVITDYAKINGETRHYLIPLEFVMRYYAAGSLMDRVAKGEVKAAELGFPPGHAVSYGEELPQPYFELTTKFEKTDRHLSFEEAKSISGLSAEELDKIRTLILNIDTAVQEEVGKRGLIHVDGKKEFALDRVRNPVLVDTFGTCDEDRWWDLDAYAQGKIEELSKEFVRQYYRNTGYYSKLEASRSAHEPEPPIPALPGDIVKKTTQLYTDMFERITGESFS is encoded by the coding sequence TTGCAGCTTCTCAGAAAGGGCAAAGTCAAAGAGGTATATGCAGTGGACTCTTCGACGCTTGAGTTCGTTTTTACGGATCAGATATCTGTATTCGACAAGATCATACCAGTGACGGTGCCCCATAAGGGTGAGTCGCTCTGCAGGACCAGCGCTTTCTGGTTTCAGTTCGTCAAAGATATGGGCGTCAACACACATTTTACCGAACTCGTCGCATCCAACAGGATGCGCGTGAGACGCTTCGATGTCATAACCGATTATGCAAAGATCAACGGCGAAACGAGACATTATCTTATACCGCTTGAATTCGTGATGAGATACTACGCAGCCGGCAGCCTGATGGATCGTGTCGCAAAGGGAGAAGTGAAGGCGGCTGAACTCGGCTTTCCGCCGGGCCATGCAGTCAGCTACGGTGAAGAACTCCCTCAGCCCTATTTTGAACTCACGACCAAGTTTGAGAAAACGGACAGGCATCTTTCTTTTGAAGAGGCAAAGTCAATATCTGGCCTTTCTGCAGAAGAGCTGGATAAGATCCGCACTCTGATACTGAACATAGACACTGCAGTTCAGGAGGAAGTGGGAAAAAGGGGCCTGATACATGTCGACGGCAAAAAGGAATTCGCCCTCGACAGGGTGAGGAATCCCGTCCTCGTGGACACCTTCGGGACCTGCGATGAAGACAGATGGTGGGATCTTGATGCATATGCGCAGGGGAAGATAGAGGAACTCAGCAAGGAATTCGTCAGGCAGTATTACAGGAACACGGGCTACTACTCGAAACTGGAAGCATCGAGATCGGCGCATGAACCGGAACCGCCTATACCTGCTCTCCCCGGGGACATCGTTAAGAAGACAACGCAACTGTACACCGACATGTTTGAAAGAATAACAGGCGAATCCTTCAGCTGA
- a CDS encoding NAD(P)-dependent glycerol-1-phosphate dehydrogenase, which translates to MMADHFTKYKAMVFPREVLAGHGVLRRLPAVIEELGYRRKCLVITGDHTFKIAGGRIASMVEKLGLRTRTEIVGDATLENLHAVCASARKFRPEVILGVGGGSKIDLGKMAAKECGSDFISVPTSASHDGIASPRVSIKKEGRPLSMEGVMPMAVVADTVIISKAPYRMLAAGCADVVSNSTALLDWELAVKKGAGIYSTTAASLSRYACESIMASARRIRENDETSAWLAVRPIIASGLAMGAAGSSRPASGSEHLFSHALDAITQKGALHGEQCGVGAIMMMALHGGGWEKIRDTLITLGCPVSADELGIPEKDIISALVAARTVRNDRYTILDLKRLDLNSARKLAKKTGVI; encoded by the coding sequence ATGATGGCAGACCACTTCACAAAATACAAGGCGATGGTATTTCCGAGGGAAGTGCTTGCGGGCCATGGCGTCCTAAGGAGACTTCCGGCTGTCATTGAGGAACTCGGTTACAGGAGGAAGTGTCTCGTCATAACAGGCGACCACACCTTCAAAATAGCAGGCGGCAGGATAGCTTCCATGGTCGAAAAACTCGGTCTCCGGACAAGGACCGAGATTGTCGGCGATGCAACACTGGAAAACCTGCATGCAGTCTGCGCCTCCGCCAGGAAATTCCGGCCCGAGGTTATTCTCGGTGTCGGGGGCGGAAGCAAAATCGATCTCGGCAAGATGGCCGCGAAGGAATGCGGCTCAGATTTCATAAGTGTGCCGACCTCGGCATCGCATGACGGAATCGCTTCTCCCCGTGTCTCCATAAAAAAGGAAGGAAGGCCGCTGTCGATGGAAGGCGTAATGCCGATGGCAGTCGTTGCAGACACAGTCATAATATCAAAGGCTCCTTACAGGATGCTCGCGGCCGGTTGTGCTGATGTGGTCAGCAATTCGACTGCCCTTCTCGACTGGGAACTTGCCGTGAAGAAGGGTGCCGGAATTTACAGCACCACGGCTGCGTCCCTGTCCAGGTACGCCTGCGAATCAATCATGGCATCAGCGCGGAGGATCAGGGAAAACGATGAAACATCGGCCTGGCTTGCCGTCAGGCCGATAATAGCGTCGGGACTCGCGATGGGTGCCGCAGGTTCGTCGAGACCTGCCAGCGGTTCCGAACATCTTTTTTCGCATGCACTCGATGCTATCACGCAGAAAGGTGCGCTCCATGGCGAGCAGTGCGGCGTCGGTGCCATAATGATGATGGCACTTCATGGCGGCGGATGGGAGAAGATAAGGGACACACTTATCACACTGGGCTGCCCGGTATCAGCAGACGAACTCGGTATTCCTGAAAAGGACATAATAAGTGCACTTGTGGCTGCAAGAACTGTGCGGAATGACCGCTATACAATACTTGATTTGAAAAGACTTGATCTGAATTCGGCGCGGAAGCTTGCAAAGAAGACAGGCGTAATCTGA
- a CDS encoding molybdopterin molybdotransferase MoeA — protein MSGNWNYRTLEQAVRTAVAHTRGIGRSEFVHIDDARGRILAQTVRGRINVPPWDRSTVDGYAIRSADTSDGRMVTLGIIGHVKAGDSFRGSVGKGECVGIATGAPMPEGSDASVMFERVDENADEGKISFSFRVQRGENVSFRGIDIAKGDVVAAKGQRITAGILGALASQGMARVRVTARPVVAVIPGGDEVSPVGRKTRRGQIYDVNSHTIASVVEKAGGRAFIMDTVADDNDEVRKALVSALKYDACVFASGSSAGQRDFVAGAIEKEGRLLFHGVRMRPGRPTMFGVVRGRPVFGLAGHPVSSFLGAHYLVAPAVRKMSGAGNSQPAIVITAPFSGESRGDNATERLIPVKVVDGRCIPVFKESGAITSISMADGIVRQPAGKDIGNGDIVGVELLNC, from the coding sequence ATGAGCGGCAACTGGAACTACAGAACACTTGAACAGGCGGTGAGGACGGCTGTAGCACATACCAGGGGCATCGGGCGGTCGGAGTTTGTACACATCGATGACGCCCGCGGGAGGATACTGGCACAGACTGTGAGGGGCAGAATAAACGTGCCGCCATGGGACCGGTCGACGGTCGACGGGTATGCAATAAGGAGCGCTGACACATCTGACGGAAGGATGGTCACGCTTGGGATCATCGGCCACGTGAAGGCGGGCGACTCCTTCAGAGGGAGTGTCGGAAAGGGGGAGTGCGTCGGCATCGCAACAGGCGCGCCGATGCCTGAAGGTTCTGACGCTTCGGTCATGTTCGAGCGTGTGGATGAAAACGCGGATGAGGGAAAAATCTCCTTCTCATTCAGGGTGCAGAGGGGAGAGAATGTTTCGTTCAGGGGCATCGATATAGCAAAGGGGGATGTTGTTGCGGCGAAAGGGCAGAGGATAACGGCAGGAATCCTCGGTGCGCTCGCGTCACAGGGCATGGCAAGAGTGAGGGTGACGGCAAGGCCTGTCGTAGCTGTAATACCCGGGGGTGACGAGGTTTCCCCGGTGGGACGGAAGACGCGCAGGGGACAGATATATGATGTCAATTCGCACACCATAGCATCCGTTGTTGAAAAAGCAGGAGGGAGGGCCTTCATAATGGATACTGTGGCAGATGACAACGATGAGGTACGCAAAGCGCTTGTTTCAGCGCTTAAATATGACGCCTGCGTATTTGCAAGCGGAAGTTCGGCCGGCCAGAGGGATTTTGTTGCCGGTGCAATCGAAAAGGAGGGAAGACTGCTTTTCCATGGCGTGAGAATGAGACCCGGAAGACCTACGATGTTCGGCGTTGTAAGGGGCAGGCCCGTGTTCGGACTGGCGGGCCATCCGGTCTCCTCCTTCCTCGGCGCACACTATCTGGTCGCACCAGCCGTCAGAAAAATGTCGGGGGCAGGAAACAGCCAGCCTGCCATTGTGATTACGGCCCCATTCTCGGGAGAGAGCAGAGGCGATAACGCCACAGAGCGGCTCATACCGGTGAAGGTGGTTGATGGCCGATGCATTCCGGTTTTCAAGGAATCGGGTGCCATAACAAGCATCTCGATGGCTGACGGAATTGTCAGGCAGCCTGCGGGAAAGGATATCGGCAACGGTGACATTGTGGGCGTTGAACTGCTGAACTGCTGA
- a CDS encoding molybdenum cofactor biosynthesis protein MoaB: MAVHDHRETSPQKVLFGIVTVSDSRTHETDSSGTIIEKLVSAAGHSVAVRSIVKDDGREILSALTASIDGGAEAVVFTGGTGITSRDVTYETLRPLMEKLLDGFGELFRYLSYMKIGSAAIMSRAFAGVIKGKIVFCLPGSPEAVSLAMEAIILPEIGHIIREIRR, translated from the coding sequence CTGGCAGTCCATGACCACAGGGAAACTTCGCCGCAGAAGGTTTTGTTCGGCATCGTGACGGTCAGTGACAGCAGGACACACGAAACCGACAGTTCGGGCACAATCATAGAAAAACTTGTCTCCGCCGCGGGCCACAGTGTTGCAGTGCGCAGCATCGTGAAGGATGACGGCCGGGAAATACTCTCCGCGCTGACTGCATCGATTGACGGAGGAGCGGAGGCTGTAGTGTTTACGGGCGGCACAGGCATAACATCCAGGGATGTGACTTATGAAACGCTAAGACCGCTTATGGAAAAATTACTCGACGGATTCGGTGAACTGTTCAGATATCTGAGCTACATGAAAATAGGAAGCGCTGCAATAATGAGCCGCGCATTCGCCGGCGTAATCAAGGGAAAGATTGTTTTCTGCCTTCCGGGCTCACCTGAGGCTGTGAGTCTTGCGATGGAGGCCATAATACTGCCTGAGATCGGTCACATAATAAGGGAGATCCGCAGATGA
- a CDS encoding APC family permease yields MARKSGEEIKDPKRNLPKAFFGSILVGGITLIVASYALTVGWGISNMATFGTFSNPGQIVWDRYLGPVGGIILARFIMNSYFSCGVAGMTDVSRMWYSMARDGMVFPKSMAKVHEKYSTPHRVLILTFVIGTVVTLTAGLLLGPLNVTISLAITSTLSWIVVKMATSAGVPIFARRVLGRVHWFFHVIIPLVVIAMTVVIVYATFVPLPSGILLYGALIFPVYVILGVIIIEYQIRKNPELIREAGKFSV; encoded by the coding sequence ATCGCCCGCAAGTCTGGGGAGGAGATAAAGGACCCGAAGAGAAACCTGCCGAAGGCGTTTTTCGGAAGTATTCTGGTGGGAGGCATCACTCTTATTGTGGCATCCTACGCGCTCACAGTCGGATGGGGCATTTCGAACATGGCAACATTCGGGACATTTTCCAATCCTGGCCAGATTGTCTGGGACAGGTACCTCGGCCCGGTGGGCGGCATCATACTGGCGAGATTCATAATGAACAGCTATTTCTCCTGCGGCGTGGCCGGTATGACTGACGTGAGCAGGATGTGGTACTCCATGGCGAGGGACGGTATGGTATTTCCAAAGTCTATGGCAAAGGTACATGAAAAGTACAGCACGCCCCACAGGGTACTGATACTGACATTTGTCATAGGAACAGTCGTGACGCTGACAGCCGGCCTTCTCCTGGGTCCCCTGAATGTCACAATATCGCTGGCAATAACCTCCACGCTCTCTTGGATAGTTGTCAAGATGGCCACTTCCGCCGGGGTACCGATTTTCGCCAGGAGAGTCCTCGGCAGGGTTCACTGGTTCTTCCATGTCATCATCCCGCTGGTCGTAATTGCAATGACAGTTGTGATAGTTTACGCCACATTCGTCCCCCTGCCTTCCGGCATTCTGCTCTACGGCGCACTCATCTTTCCCGTCTATGTAATTCTGGGCGTTATCATTATAGAATACCAGATAAGGAAAAATCCGGAACTGATCCGGGAGGCAGGTAAGTTCTCTGTCTGA
- a CDS encoding NAD-dependent epimerase/dehydratase family protein, which translates to MRALVTGVSGLIGARIAAACRKRGWDVAGIDIVRCDDPDVDFVKGSIMDPKALKKAIGGCDYVFHQAAASSSPMFYPDPTEGVAVNTIGSINVFRNAEIENVSKVVAASTSSIYGSLPLPSREDQFITAAPNMYAASKLAMENLGNSFSAVTGVGIVFLRYFSVYGIGERKKGKIANMISQFLWDALELDGKGRRPLIYGNGEQTRDLIFADDIAKANIAAARSKIVNGVYNVGTGRETSLNQMVSMISEATGRKLEPEYVKNPIRNYIFRTLADTSRAKRELNFTAETTVEEGLRKLISELSG; encoded by the coding sequence ATGAGGGCACTGGTCACAGGCGTATCCGGACTTATAGGCGCGCGTATTGCAGCAGCCTGCAGGAAGAGGGGTTGGGATGTAGCCGGCATCGACATAGTGAGATGCGACGATCCGGATGTCGATTTCGTGAAGGGGAGCATTATGGACCCCAAGGCGCTAAAAAAGGCAATCGGCGGGTGCGATTACGTTTTCCATCAGGCGGCAGCATCATCTTCGCCCATGTTCTATCCCGATCCGACAGAGGGCGTCGCTGTCAATACCATAGGCAGCATCAACGTGTTCAGGAACGCGGAGATCGAAAATGTTTCAAAGGTTGTGGCAGCATCCACTTCCAGCATTTACGGGAGTCTGCCGCTCCCTTCAAGGGAAGATCAGTTCATAACAGCCGCACCGAATATGTACGCCGCATCAAAGCTGGCAATGGAAAATCTCGGAAATTCGTTTTCTGCTGTCACCGGCGTCGGCATAGTATTCCTGCGTTATTTCAGCGTTTACGGCATCGGCGAGAGGAAGAAGGGAAAGATAGCCAATATGATTTCGCAGTTTCTCTGGGACGCGCTTGAGCTTGACGGAAAGGGAAGAAGGCCCCTGATTTACGGAAACGGGGAACAGACGAGAGATCTCATCTTTGCCGATGACATTGCAAAGGCAAACATAGCGGCTGCCAGATCGAAGATTGTCAACGGCGTCTACAACGTAGGAACGGGGAGGGAGACATCGCTTAACCAGATGGTATCCATGATTTCGGAGGCCACGGGCAGGAAACTTGAGCCTGAGTATGTGAAGAACCCTATCAGGAACTACATCTTCAGGACACTCGCCGACACCTCCAGAGCAAAGAGGGAGCTCAATTTTACAGCAGAAACAACTGTCGAAGAGGGTCTCAGGAAACTGATAAGTGAATTGAGCGGCTGA
- the trxA gene encoding thioredoxin, which translates to MTDNGSPDKPVVVDDRTFHDTVKKYPLVVVDCWAGWCQPCKMIAPSVEELAKELKGKVVFGKLDVDENANVPQEFGIMSIPTLLIFKNGSHVDTIIGAVPKSVIKEAISRHMTPN; encoded by the coding sequence ATGACTGATAACGGGAGTCCCGATAAACCGGTTGTTGTCGACGACAGGACATTTCATGACACGGTAAAGAAATATCCTCTGGTAGTAGTAGACTGCTGGGCCGGCTGGTGCCAGCCCTGCAAGATGATTGCTCCTTCTGTTGAGGAACTTGCAAAGGAGTTGAAGGGAAAAGTTGTTTTCGGGAAGCTTGATGTTGACGAAAACGCGAACGTACCACAGGAATTCGGCATAATGAGCATACCGACGCTTCTCATATTCAAGAACGGCAGTCATGTGGACACAATCATAGGTGCCGTTCCAAAGTCTGTGATAAAGGAAGCCATAAGCAGGCATATGACCCCCAACTGA
- a CDS encoding 4a-hydroxytetrahydrobiopterin dehydratase, with amino-acid sequence MENRKLGDGEISAKLASLHGWKMEEGKLLRVMTFGNFEDAFSFIARIALEIEKIDHHPEIRNEYSRVEIRLSTHKIRNPDGTVSSGISLLDFELAERIDAVASGYRLK; translated from the coding sequence ATGGAGAACAGAAAACTCGGCGACGGGGAGATATCGGCAAAACTGGCTTCCCTCCATGGCTGGAAGATGGAAGAGGGGAAACTTTTGAGGGTAATGACATTCGGTAATTTCGAGGATGCGTTCTCCTTCATCGCAAGAATCGCCCTGGAAATTGAAAAAATAGATCATCATCCTGAAATAAGGAATGAGTACAGCAGGGTGGAAATCAGGCTCTCGACACATAAAATCAGGAATCCTGACGGCACCGTGTCGAGCGGCATAAGCCTCCTGGATTTCGAGCTCGCCGAACGCATCGATGCCGTAGCATCTGGCTACAGGCTGAAGTAA
- a CDS encoding MoaD/ThiS family protein, whose protein sequence is MKMSVMLFARFRELARSDAIQVEMPGDGSWTVELLKKQISIQHRSLSAMMDSCLVAVNEVFAGNSAKIFPGDSIALMPPVSGGL, encoded by the coding sequence ATGAAGATGTCAGTGATGCTGTTTGCACGGTTCAGGGAGCTTGCACGATCTGATGCAATACAGGTGGAGATGCCGGGAGACGGCAGCTGGACTGTGGAACTGCTGAAAAAACAGATCTCCATCCAGCACCGGTCGCTTTCCGCGATGATGGATTCATGTCTTGTGGCAGTCAACGAAGTATTCGCCGGGAACAGCGCAAAGATCTTCCCGGGAGACAGCATTGCGCTGATGCCGCCGGTGAGTGGTGGACTTTGA
- the dapA gene encoding 4-hydroxy-tetrahydrodipicolinate synthase, whose protein sequence is MTEKFSGVFTAMITPFTLSGELDETGLVDVLDYLISRKIDGIYAAGTTGEGISMSVRQRKRLAEICADRCSGKVPLIVHVGANAIEDVKELSLHAKETGVDAIAAVPGSYYKPDQEAVMKYYSTISSFTDLPMFMYHIPPMTGVHLSPETAIEIMEEHSSIIGIKDSSGDFRNLQQLVYGKPDGRIVFCGTDDYFLPGLITGMDGCVSGYSNAFPESYVHLYRLFQDGEFSKAMTIQSRISGLRALLTDPRIQPIKEAMKLKGVNAGFVRPPLRHMTEKETARLKRELKSQGAI, encoded by the coding sequence ATGACAGAAAAATTCTCCGGTGTGTTTACTGCAATGATAACCCCGTTCACCTTGTCAGGCGAGCTGGATGAAACAGGACTCGTCGATGTGCTTGATTATCTTATATCGAGGAAAATAGACGGAATCTATGCTGCCGGGACAACGGGGGAGGGCATCTCCATGTCGGTCAGGCAGAGGAAGAGACTGGCTGAGATATGTGCGGACAGGTGCAGCGGCAAGGTACCGCTGATAGTCCATGTCGGAGCCAACGCAATTGAAGATGTGAAGGAACTTTCGCTCCATGCAAAGGAGACGGGCGTAGACGCAATTGCGGCCGTTCCAGGGAGCTATTACAAACCTGACCAGGAGGCGGTAATGAAGTATTACTCAACTATATCCTCGTTTACCGATCTGCCCATGTTCATGTATCACATCCCGCCGATGACGGGCGTCCATTTGAGTCCCGAGACGGCGATTGAAATCATGGAGGAACATTCCAGCATTATAGGCATAAAGGACAGCAGCGGCGATTTCAGAAACCTTCAGCAGCTTGTTTACGGAAAGCCAGACGGCAGGATAGTTTTTTGCGGCACGGACGACTACTTCCTTCCCGGCCTCATCACAGGCATGGACGGATGCGTGAGCGGTTATTCCAATGCATTCCCTGAAAGCTACGTGCACCTTTACAGACTTTTCCAGGACGGCGAATTTTCAAAGGCAATGACAATCCAGTCAAGGATTTCCGGGCTGAGGGCCCTCCTGACAGATCCGCGCATTCAGCCGATTAAGGAGGCTATGAAACTGAAAGGCGTGAATGCCGGTTTCGTAAGGCCGCCGCTCAGGCACATGACCGAAAAGGAAACCGCCAGGCTGAAACGTGAACTCAAGTCACAGGGTGCCATCTGA